The following proteins are encoded in a genomic region of Dokdonia donghaensis DSW-1:
- the uvrA gene encoding excinuclease ABC subunit UvrA produces MLIDVEDVNPKKNIIIKGAKLHNLKNINAVIPRNKLVVITGLSGSGKSSLAFDTLYAEGQRRYVESLSSYARQFLGRLDKPKVDYIKGIAPAIAIEQKVNSTNPRSTVGTSTEIYDYLKLLFARIGKTYSPVSGNEVKKDTVTDVVKYILAFAKREKLLLLAPIHLEKGRKIESKLQALLQQGYARIQVKGEVKRLDEVAEIGSKLKAKDILLVVDRIITNPEDEDFVNRLSDAIQTAFFEGKGTLFIEKMEDGSRRQFSNKFELDGMSFLEPNVHLFSFNNPYGACPTCEGYGDVIGIDEDLVVPNTALSVYENAIFPWRGDSMSHYRDQLVNRAYKFDFPIHKPWFELTPEQQQLVWEGNTHFDGLNKFFKFLESKAYKIQNRVMLSRYRGKTKCNTCKGKRLRPEATYVKIGGKNIVDLVELPLNEVEDFFNGLTLNEYDTTVAKRLLTEIKSRLQFLQKVGLNYLTLNRKSNTLSGGESQRINLATSLGSSLVGSMYILDEPSIGLHPRDTEKLIEVLKSLRDLGNTVIVVEHDEDIMKQADFIIDIGPEAGTFGGDVVAVGDYDDILKSESLTAGYLNGTLEIEVPKKRKTSKYYAEVIGARENNLKNVDVRFPLGVFTAVTGVSGSGKSTLVRKILYPAMLKAIGGYGEKAGQFTKLTGNYDNIKTIEYVDQNPIGRSSRSNPVTYIKAYDDIRKLFESQKLSKIRNYKAKHFSFNVDGGRCETCKGEGEVTIEMQFMADVHLVCETCKGKRFKKEVLEVTFNGKNIDDILTMTIDDAVSFFTEHNEAKITRKLKPLQDVGLGYVTLGQSSSTLSGGEAQRIKLASFLVKGTTKDKTLFIFDEPTTGLHFHDIKKLLASFEALIEKGHSIIVVEHNMDLVKCADYVIDMGPEGGKNGGKLVAAGTPEEVAKNKKSFTGTYLKEKL; encoded by the coding sequence ATGCTTATAGACGTTGAGGATGTAAATCCTAAGAAGAATATTATCATTAAGGGTGCCAAACTCCACAATCTCAAAAATATTAATGCTGTTATCCCTAGAAACAAACTTGTGGTCATCACAGGACTCTCTGGATCTGGTAAATCATCATTAGCCTTTGACACACTCTATGCCGAAGGACAGCGTCGCTATGTAGAGAGTTTATCATCATATGCCAGACAGTTTTTAGGCAGGCTAGATAAACCTAAGGTAGACTATATAAAAGGTATTGCTCCTGCTATTGCTATTGAGCAAAAGGTAAACAGCACAAATCCTAGATCTACCGTAGGTACCTCTACAGAGATTTATGATTATCTTAAATTACTCTTTGCCCGTATAGGCAAGACTTACTCGCCTGTGTCTGGCAATGAGGTAAAAAAGGATACCGTTACAGATGTGGTAAAGTATATTTTGGCTTTCGCCAAAAGAGAAAAACTCCTGCTTCTCGCTCCTATTCACTTAGAAAAAGGAAGAAAAATTGAATCAAAACTTCAAGCTCTTTTACAACAAGGATATGCTCGTATACAAGTAAAAGGAGAAGTAAAACGCCTAGATGAAGTAGCCGAAATAGGTTCTAAGCTTAAAGCGAAAGACATTCTACTTGTAGTAGACCGTATCATCACAAATCCAGAAGATGAAGATTTTGTAAATCGTCTCTCAGACGCGATACAAACGGCGTTTTTTGAAGGTAAAGGAACACTCTTTATAGAAAAAATGGAAGACGGCTCACGACGCCAGTTCTCAAATAAGTTTGAGCTAGATGGGATGTCATTTTTAGAGCCTAATGTACATTTATTTTCTTTTAATAATCCTTATGGTGCCTGCCCCACTTGTGAGGGCTATGGTGATGTAATAGGTATAGATGAAGATCTTGTAGTGCCTAACACGGCACTCTCTGTGTATGAGAATGCTATTTTTCCTTGGAGAGGTGATAGTATGAGTCATTACAGAGACCAGCTAGTTAATCGTGCATATAAGTTTGACTTCCCTATACACAAACCTTGGTTTGAACTCACGCCAGAACAGCAGCAGCTTGTTTGGGAAGGTAATACACACTTTGACGGACTCAACAAGTTCTTTAAATTCTTAGAGTCTAAAGCTTATAAAATACAAAACCGGGTGATGCTCTCTCGTTACCGCGGTAAGACCAAGTGTAATACCTGTAAAGGTAAGCGCCTGCGCCCAGAGGCAACCTACGTGAAGATAGGAGGAAAAAACATTGTAGACCTTGTAGAGTTACCACTTAACGAAGTAGAAGATTTTTTTAATGGATTAACGCTTAATGAATATGATACTACGGTAGCAAAGCGATTACTTACAGAAATAAAAAGTAGGTTACAGTTTTTACAAAAAGTAGGACTCAACTATCTCACACTTAATAGAAAATCTAACACACTCTCTGGGGGTGAGTCACAACGTATTAACCTCGCCACATCATTAGGTAGTAGCCTTGTAGGCTCTATGTATATTCTTGATGAACCTAGCATAGGTTTACACCCTAGAGATACAGAAAAACTCATAGAGGTCCTTAAATCTCTAAGAGATTTAGGCAACACAGTCATCGTAGTAGAGCACGATGAGGATATTATGAAACAAGCAGACTTCATAATAGATATAGGCCCAGAAGCAGGAACCTTTGGGGGTGACGTAGTTGCAGTAGGTGACTATGATGATATACTTAAAAGTGAGTCACTCACGGCAGGATATCTAAATGGAACATTAGAAATAGAGGTGCCTAAAAAGCGTAAAACTTCAAAATACTATGCAGAGGTTATAGGTGCTCGAGAAAATAATCTTAAAAATGTAGATGTACGTTTTCCTCTAGGAGTTTTTACGGCTGTTACAGGTGTTTCTGGAAGTGGTAAGTCTACTCTTGTGCGTAAGATTCTTTACCCTGCTATGCTTAAAGCAATAGGAGGTTATGGTGAGAAAGCAGGACAGTTTACAAAGCTCACAGGTAATTATGATAACATAAAAACCATAGAGTATGTAGATCAAAACCCAATAGGAAGGTCTTCTAGATCAAATCCAGTAACTTATATCAAAGCATACGATGACATTAGAAAACTATTTGAAAGTCAAAAGCTTAGTAAAATAAGAAATTACAAAGCAAAGCACTTTTCTTTTAATGTAGATGGTGGTCGCTGTGAGACTTGTAAAGGTGAAGGCGAGGTCACCATTGAGATGCAATTTATGGCAGATGTGCACCTTGTATGTGAGACGTGTAAGGGCAAGAGATTTAAAAAAGAAGTGCTTGAGGTAACTTTTAATGGTAAAAATATAGACGATATCCTCACGATGACTATTGACGATGCGGTGTCATTTTTTACAGAACACAATGAGGCAAAAATAACACGTAAATTAAAGCCACTTCAAGATGTAGGCTTAGGGTATGTTACTTTAGGACAGAGCTCTTCTACCCTATCTGGTGGTGAGGCACAACGTATAAAGCTTGCAAGCTTTCTCGTAAAAGGAACTACAAAGGATAAGACGCTATTCATTTTTGATGAGCCTACTACGGGACTTCACTTTCACGATATAAAAAAGCTCCTAGCTTCTTTTGAGGCTCTTATTGAAAAAGGTCACTCTATCATTGTTGTAGAGCATAATATGGACCTCGTAAAGTGTGCAGACTATGTTATTGATATGGGACCAGAAGGTGGTAAAAATGGAGGAAAACTCGTAGCCGCCGGAACACCAGAAGAAGTTGCAAAAAATAAGAAATCATTTACCGGTACATACTTAAAGGAAAAACTCTAA
- a CDS encoding DUF4870 domain-containing protein: MDENTVFEGKTAAVVSYITFVGLIIAYFMNSESKNEFAAFHLRQSLGLTLSYFLIMIPLSYLNIPMASGGFLVLFFALWLYGIISAFQGKRQLVPLVGSFYQNILGGNNNN, translated from the coding sequence ATGGATGAAAACACAGTATTTGAAGGTAAAACAGCTGCAGTTGTAAGCTACATTACCTTTGTAGGTCTTATCATAGCTTATTTTATGAATAGTGAGTCAAAAAATGAATTTGCCGCTTTTCACTTAAGACAATCGCTAGGGCTTACCCTTAGCTATTTTTTAATAATGATTCCTCTTAGCTATTTGAATATACCAATGGCATCTGGTGGATTTTTGGTGCTATTTTTTGCGCTCTGGTTATATGGAATCATATCTGCCTTTCAAGGAAAAAGACAACTAGTTCCTCTAGTAGGTTCTTTTTATCAGAATATACTGGGAGGAAATAACAATAACTAG
- the bcp gene encoding thioredoxin-dependent thiol peroxidase — protein MNTLEVGDKVPDFTTTDQDGNSVSLSDFKGKKLIVFFYPKASTPGCTAEACNLRDNYKELQDQGYHLIGVSADSEKRQKNFATKYEFPFQLLADEDKTVINAFGVWGLKKFMGKEYDGIHRMTFKVDEEGVVTDVIKKVKTKDHAAQLLDA, from the coding sequence ATGAATACATTAGAAGTAGGGGATAAGGTCCCAGATTTTACTACAACAGATCAAGATGGAAATAGCGTAAGCCTTTCTGATTTTAAAGGGAAGAAGCTTATTGTATTTTTTTATCCTAAGGCTAGTACACCTGGATGTACGGCAGAGGCTTGTAATCTTAGAGATAATTATAAGGAACTACAAGACCAGGGCTACCACCTAATAGGTGTAAGCGCAGATTCTGAGAAGCGCCAGAAGAATTTTGCAACTAAGTATGAGTTTCCTTTCCAGCTTCTTGCAGATGAAGACAAGACGGTGATAAACGCCTTTGGCGTATGGGGACTTAAAAAGTTTATGGGTAAAGAATATGACGGCATACACCGTATGACCTTTAAGGTAGATGAGGAAGGTGTAGTTACAGATGTTATCAAAAAAGTAAAAACCAAAGATCACGCTGCTCAACTGCTAGATGCTTAA
- a CDS encoding endonuclease III domain-containing protein: MTKQEKVDFTIDTLQDLYPQIPIPLDHKDPYTLLIAVLMSAQSTDVRVNQITPLLFEVADNPYDMVKLTVEEIREIIKPVGLSPMKAKGIHGLSQMLIEKYNGVVPASIEKLTEFPAVGHKTASVVVAQAFGIPAFPVDTHIHRLMYRWGFTNGKNVVQTEKDAKRLFPEHLWNDLHLQIIWYGRDYSPARGWDLEKDIITKTIGRKTVLADYEKMMAKRRKKK; the protein is encoded by the coding sequence ATGACTAAGCAAGAAAAGGTTGACTTCACTATAGATACACTACAAGATCTTTATCCTCAAATCCCTATTCCTCTAGATCATAAAGATCCCTACACGCTTCTTATAGCCGTACTTATGAGTGCACAGAGCACAGATGTGCGAGTAAACCAGATTACACCACTACTATTTGAGGTGGCAGATAATCCTTATGATATGGTAAAACTTACCGTAGAAGAAATAAGAGAGATTATAAAGCCCGTAGGACTATCACCTATGAAGGCAAAAGGTATACACGGATTGTCACAAATGCTTATAGAAAAATATAATGGTGTTGTGCCTGCTAGCATAGAGAAGCTTACAGAGTTTCCTGCAGTGGGTCATAAAACTGCAAGTGTTGTTGTTGCTCAAGCCTTTGGTATACCAGCTTTTCCTGTAGATACACATATACATAGACTTATGTACCGTTGGGGTTTTACAAATGGTAAAAATGTGGTGCAAACAGAAAAAGATGCAAAGCGCCTATTTCCAGAACATCTCTGGAATGATCTTCACCTCCAAATCATTTGGTACGGCCGTGATTACTCACCTGCTAGAGGATGGGACTTAGAAAAGGATATCATTACAAAAACCATAGGCCGTAAGACAGTACTTGCAGACTATGAAAAAATGATGGCCAAAAGAAGGAAGAAGAAATAA
- a CDS encoding MBL fold metallo-hydrolase gives MKITFLGTGTSQGIPIIGSTHPVCLSDDPRDKRLRVSVLIEWDKYNYVIDCGPDFRQQMLSTLSRKRTPAGDPAPLHGILFTHEHADHVAGLDDIRPFVFRQGDMPIYGHKRVIKNLEERFEYIFTTENRYPGAPSVTSHEVKNNKPISLGNIAVTPIEAYHGDLQVFGYRFDKIAYLTDVKTIADEEIAKLKNLEILVLNCLREEPHRTHLNVDEALSLIARINPKKAYLTHISHHLGFHAEAEAKLPENVYIAYDGLTLTT, from the coding sequence GTGAAAATCACCTTTCTCGGTACCGGCACCTCACAAGGCATTCCTATTATAGGAAGCACGCATCCCGTGTGTCTTAGTGATGACCCACGTGATAAAAGATTGCGCGTGTCTGTGCTCATAGAGTGGGACAAGTATAACTATGTGATAGATTGTGGGCCAGATTTTAGACAACAGATGTTAAGTACGCTTTCGCGAAAGCGCACACCAGCAGGCGATCCTGCTCCTTTACACGGTATATTATTTACCCACGAGCACGCAGACCACGTTGCAGGGCTAGATGATATAAGACCTTTTGTATTTAGACAAGGTGATATGCCTATTTACGGACATAAAAGAGTGATTAAAAATCTAGAAGAACGTTTTGAATATATCTTCACTACAGAAAATAGATATCCCGGCGCGCCAAGTGTAACTTCTCACGAGGTTAAAAATAATAAGCCAATCTCTCTGGGTAATATAGCGGTGACCCCTATAGAAGCTTATCACGGCGATTTACAGGTATTTGGGTATCGGTTTGATAAAATTGCATATCTCACAGATGTAAAAACTATTGCAGATGAGGAGATAGCAAAACTGAAAAACCTTGAAATACTTGTTCTTAATTGCTTGCGTGAGGAGCCACACAGAACGCATCTTAACGTTGATGAGGCTCTATCTTTAATAGCTAGAATTAATCCAAAAAAAGCATATTTAACACATATAAGTCATCATCTAGGTTTTCACGCAGAAGCAGAAGCAAAGCTCCCCGAAAACGTTTACATAGCCTATGATGGCCTTACCCTAACTACTTAA
- a CDS encoding dihydroorotase, with translation MKVLIKNATIIDSESSYHGTTQDIRIKDGLIIEIGQKLASLKGETTIEKEDLHISQGWFDTSVSMGQPGYEERETIDNGLNVAARSGFTGVALNPNTYPIIDTSSDITFVKKMAEGHATSLYPIGALTRNSASVDLAELYDMQQSGAVAFGDYQTPIKNPNLLKIALQYTQGFNGLVLSFPQEQQIAGKGMVNEGVMSTRVGLKGIPTIAESLQIARDLHILEYAGGKLHIPTVSTKEGVALIRAAKSKKLNVTCSVAIHNLCLTDDLIEDFDTRYKVLPPLRNKEHVEALVAAVKDGTIDTVTSDHNPLDVERKNVEFDNAMYGAIAQEATFKALLTIVSEKRAITLLTAGRNLFIGQNNPVKEQVKADLTLFSTKGSQTFTKQDILSSSQNAIFLNKKVKGEVYGIIANNQVVLN, from the coding sequence ATGAAAGTACTCATAAAGAACGCCACAATCATAGATAGTGAGAGCTCCTACCACGGCACAACACAAGATATCAGGATTAAGGATGGACTCATTATAGAAATAGGTCAAAAACTAGCGAGCCTTAAAGGTGAAACTACAATTGAAAAAGAAGATTTACACATCTCGCAAGGCTGGTTTGACACTAGCGTGAGTATGGGACAGCCTGGCTATGAGGAGCGAGAGACTATAGATAATGGTCTTAATGTAGCTGCTCGTAGTGGTTTTACAGGTGTTGCACTTAACCCAAACACATATCCTATAATAGATACCAGCTCTGACATAACATTTGTAAAAAAAATGGCAGAGGGACACGCAACATCATTATATCCTATAGGTGCGCTTACGCGAAATAGTGCGAGCGTAGATCTTGCAGAGTTATATGATATGCAACAATCTGGAGCTGTAGCCTTCGGCGATTACCAGACCCCTATCAAAAACCCAAATCTCCTTAAAATTGCATTACAATATACTCAGGGATTTAATGGACTTGTATTGTCATTTCCGCAAGAGCAGCAAATAGCTGGTAAAGGAATGGTAAATGAAGGTGTAATGAGTACAAGAGTGGGCCTTAAGGGTATACCTACTATAGCCGAAAGTTTACAAATAGCAAGAGATTTACATATACTAGAATATGCAGGTGGTAAACTGCACATTCCTACAGTCTCAACAAAGGAAGGAGTTGCATTAATACGAGCGGCAAAAAGTAAAAAGCTTAACGTTACTTGTAGTGTGGCAATTCATAATTTATGTCTTACAGATGATCTTATAGAAGATTTTGATACACGTTATAAGGTATTACCTCCTCTTAGAAACAAAGAACACGTAGAGGCCCTTGTAGCAGCAGTAAAAGATGGAACTATAGATACTGTTACAAGTGACCACAATCCGCTAGATGTAGAACGTAAGAATGTAGAGTTTGATAATGCTATGTACGGTGCAATAGCTCAAGAGGCTACTTTTAAAGCACTTCTTACAATAGTTTCAGAAAAAAGAGCTATAACACTACTTACAGCAGGAAGAAATCTATTTATAGGTCAAAATAACCCTGTAAAAGAACAAGTTAAGGCAGATCTTACACTGTTCTCTACAAAGGGAAGCCAGACATTTACAAAACAAGATATTCTCTCAAGTTCTCAGAATGCCATATTTCTTAATAAGAAAGTAAAAGGTGAGGTTTATGGTATTATAGCAAATAATCAAGTTGTACTTAACTAA
- a CDS encoding RNA polymerase sigma factor — protein sequence MKSVLVTDATLVSNYIKGDEKSLAMLIARHKQRIYSFIYSKVYDRDISEDIFQDTFIKVIKTLKKGKYNEEGKFLPWVMRIAHNLVIDHFRRNNRMPKFDNTGEFSIFSVLSDNSLNAEKQMVRDQVNRDVKRIIEELPEDQKEVLKMRIYQEMSFKEISERTGVSINTALGRMRYALINLRKVIDTNNIVLTN from the coding sequence ATGAAAAGTGTTTTAGTTACAGATGCTACGCTCGTTAGCAATTACATCAAAGGAGATGAAAAATCATTAGCTATGCTTATCGCAAGGCATAAACAACGTATATATAGTTTTATATACTCAAAGGTGTATGATCGCGATATCTCTGAAGATATTTTTCAAGATACTTTTATTAAAGTCATTAAAACGCTTAAAAAAGGTAAGTATAATGAAGAAGGTAAATTTTTACCTTGGGTAATGCGTATTGCTCACAATCTAGTGATAGACCACTTTAGACGCAATAACCGTATGCCTAAATTTGATAACACAGGTGAGTTTTCAATATTTTCTGTACTAAGTGATAATAGTCTTAATGCTGAGAAGCAAATGGTACGTGATCAAGTAAACAGAGATGTAAAACGTATCATTGAAGAGCTACCAGAAGATCAAAAGGAAGTACTTAAAATGCGTATTTACCAAGAGATGAGTTTTAAAGAAATCTCAGAGCGCACGGGAGTTAGCATTAATACTGCACTGGGAAGAATGCGTTATGCATTGATCAATTTGAGAAAAGTGATTGATACAAATAACATAGTTTTAACAAATTAA
- a CDS encoding alpha/beta hydrolase, with translation MTRSLEHIIQKPTITSSDKAPLLLLLHGYGSNEEDLFSFAEELPKNYFIISARAPIAMQPYGNAWYHISIDPDGVKSSDNDGARQSRDLIARFIDEAIETYDLDKHNVTLLGFSQGTILSYAVALTYPEKIKNVIGLSGYINEDIIELKSNPSYAHLNVYNSHGTVDQVIPIDAARKTPPYLEKVGISSTLSEFPVGHGVHPTNFYEFKKWLEEQV, from the coding sequence ATGACACGGTCATTAGAACACATTATACAAAAGCCTACCATCACCTCTAGTGATAAAGCACCACTACTACTCCTACTTCACGGTTATGGAAGTAATGAAGAAGACTTATTTAGTTTTGCAGAGGAGTTACCAAAAAATTATTTTATCATATCTGCCAGAGCACCTATTGCAATGCAGCCATATGGTAATGCGTGGTATCATATAAGTATAGATCCAGATGGAGTAAAATCTTCAGATAATGATGGTGCACGTCAATCTAGAGATCTTATTGCCCGATTTATAGATGAAGCAATTGAAACATATGATCTTGATAAGCATAATGTAACCCTTTTAGGTTTTAGTCAAGGAACAATACTTAGTTATGCCGTGGCACTTACCTATCCAGAAAAAATTAAAAATGTGATAGGTCTAAGTGGCTATATTAATGAGGACATCATTGAGCTTAAAAGTAATCCCTCTTATGCGCACCTCAATGTATACAACTCACACGGTACGGTAGACCAAGTCATACCTATAGATGCTGCTCGCAAAACACCTCCTTACCTTGAGAAAGTAGGCATAAGCTCTACTCTAAGTGAGTTTCCAGTAGGTCACGGCGTGCATCCTACTAATTTTTATGAGTTTAAAAAATGGCTTGAGGAGCAGGTATAA
- a CDS encoding BatA domain-containing protein — translation MQFRHPELLYALFLLLIPIIVHLFQLRKFKTEAFTNVAFLKKIKTQTRKSNSIKKWLVLLTRMGLLAAIVFAFAQPFIPQSDIATLPKETIIYLDNSYSMQAKGPSGQLLKTAAQDLITNLQEDQKFTLLTNNAAYRNTTVKDIRNELLQLPFTATQLSEEAVTLKAQKEFTNDPSTSKRLILISDYQEKGTPYQLPASNVSKNYIQLQPVLKNNVSIDSIYVSARKASGLELTVLLSTLEKRETNTAVSLYNGNTLLAKGTASFIDDLTTSVLFTIKSEDGLEGRVVIDDPLLQFDNTLFFTINKDRPIRVLAINGGNSNYLQRIFTAPEFEYTTSTLKDLDYSKIPEANYVILNEVTDIPSSLIGVIDAFAKAGGICTIIPHSTTSPNAYNLTLQNLASLQVTAKQNEKQLVTLINYDHPIYRDVFDTRINNFQYPSVSESYAIAGGDPILKFQDGSTFLTAQNGIYAFSGSLSQENSNFKSSPLIVPTFYNMARQSLQLPDLYMNTGVTNTYDIPLVLQDDEVITLEQSTAQENNFIPLQQSKGSRVQITTTQRPEVAGNYKVQYSTTTLQQVSYNYTRSESNLRYAQLDNDKNYHTSIKSLFDKFESSDNVQSLWKWFIIFALLFLLLEILILKFYK, via the coding sequence CTCAAGAAGATTAAGACTCAAACTCGTAAAAGTAATTCGATAAAAAAATGGCTTGTTTTACTCACTCGTATGGGATTACTGGCAGCTATTGTATTTGCTTTTGCTCAACCATTTATACCACAATCTGATATAGCAACGCTACCTAAGGAGACTATTATTTATCTTGATAACTCTTATAGTATGCAAGCAAAAGGCCCTTCTGGTCAACTTTTAAAAACCGCTGCGCAAGACCTTATTACTAACCTACAAGAAGATCAAAAGTTTACCCTGCTCACAAATAATGCAGCATATAGAAACACCACAGTAAAAGATATAAGAAATGAGTTGCTACAACTCCCCTTTACTGCTACACAACTTTCTGAAGAGGCGGTCACACTAAAAGCTCAAAAGGAGTTTACAAATGACCCCTCCACAAGTAAAAGGCTCATCCTTATTTCAGATTATCAAGAAAAAGGAACGCCTTACCAACTCCCTGCTTCAAACGTTTCAAAAAACTACATACAGCTGCAACCCGTTCTAAAAAATAATGTGAGCATTGATTCTATATATGTTTCTGCAAGAAAAGCTTCGGGACTAGAGCTTACCGTGTTACTCTCTACACTAGAAAAAAGAGAGACTAATACCGCTGTATCTCTTTATAATGGAAACACGCTACTAGCAAAAGGAACGGCTTCCTTTATTGATGATCTCACAACAAGTGTTCTGTTTACAATAAAAAGTGAAGATGGCTTAGAGGGTCGCGTGGTTATAGATGATCCTTTATTACAGTTTGATAACACATTATTTTTTACAATAAATAAAGATAGACCTATACGTGTGCTAGCTATTAATGGTGGTAATTCAAATTACTTACAACGCATTTTTACCGCCCCAGAGTTTGAGTACACCACAAGCACGCTCAAAGATTTAGATTACAGTAAGATTCCTGAGGCAAATTATGTCATTTTAAATGAAGTGACAGATATTCCGTCATCTCTTATTGGGGTTATAGACGCTTTCGCGAAAGCGGGAGGAATCTGCACAATAATACCTCATAGCACCACATCACCAAACGCTTACAATCTAACACTTCAAAATCTAGCTTCTCTACAGGTTACAGCAAAGCAAAACGAAAAACAACTAGTCACATTAATCAATTATGACCACCCTATTTATAGAGACGTTTTTGATACTAGAATTAATAATTTTCAATATCCATCTGTAAGTGAATCATACGCTATAGCTGGTGGCGATCCTATTTTAAAATTTCAAGACGGATCAACTTTTTTAACTGCTCAAAACGGCATCTATGCATTCTCTGGGAGTCTTTCGCAAGAAAATTCAAATTTTAAAAGTTCACCACTCATTGTGCCTACTTTTTATAATATGGCTAGACAAAGTTTGCAACTCCCAGATCTATATATGAATACGGGTGTTACAAACACCTATGATATCCCACTAGTATTACAAGATGATGAAGTTATAACACTTGAGCAAAGCACTGCTCAAGAAAATAATTTTATACCATTACAGCAATCTAAAGGCAGTAGAGTACAGATCACAACAACACAGCGCCCAGAAGTGGCTGGTAATTATAAAGTTCAGTATAGTACAACGACTTTACAGCAAGTGAGTTATAATTATACCAGGTCAGAAAGCAACTTACGATATGCACAGCTAGATAATGATAAAAATTACCATACCTCAATTAAAAGTCTTTTTGACAAATTTGAGAGCAGTGATAATGTACAATCTCTTTGGAAATGGTTTATTATTTTTGCCTTACTATTTCTACTGTTAGAAATCCTGATTTTAAAATTCTATAAATGA